One window from the genome of Penaeus monodon isolate SGIC_2016 chromosome 2, NSTDA_Pmon_1, whole genome shotgun sequence encodes:
- the LOC119580715 gene encoding protein diaphanous homolog 1-like isoform X4: MEEEESLDCPVCFEQYNDGPRTPKMMSCLHTVCASCILDLLGLGKQQQGASEPEIPRGQRVQCPLCREDILTDKLQTNRYIVAHLRHLLRLASLANGETQHKNAQGTGADRVKALGVPVLPVKQQHSPRLASTPPLPQRSTSPPPLPQRNRLPPLPLGAPLSPQSVPRGGRRAPAPPPPSAAAEGERAPPPIGIVVQSPPPFPFGGPQQSPPPSAYPPRPPSSPPPPPGYPSPPVYPPPPTYPSPPTYPSPPAYPPPPAYPPPPPPSLLSSPRPPHPLCAPPPLSPYPFAPAPPPLFPYPLSPRDSPPTSSPSVPPPSMQHQMYPTLSRFSDDSNAPSSRPPSVSTSPVTPCQDTVSPSAPPAVENLEEDLWCRTCDEPAKKFCIDHEVIPLLKGDEVTWIEEQQKKRNQEEQDLALAVQLSEVSLLDSPDSPDCSSFAPAAPTSPSVIVPVGRHGVWKGMASSKAKKIEVSKWTYDEIRHAINTSRDPLLVKECKEEFHQRLKNYTAWKRSKNNMAT, translated from the exons GAGAGCCTCGACTGCCCAGTTTGTTTCGAGCAGTACAACGATGGCCCTCGCACCCCGAAGATGATGTCCTGCCTGCACACCGTCTGCGCGAGTTGTATTCTTGACCTCCTGGGCCTTGGGAAACAGCAACAAGGGGCGAGTGAGCCCGAGATTCCGAGAGGTCAGAGGGTCCAGTGTCCTCTCTGTCGGGAGGACATTTTGACGGACAAGTTGCAGACGAATAG GTATATCGTAGCTCACCTCCGCCACCTCCTCCGGCTGGCAAGTTTGGCCAACGGAGAGACTCAGCACAAGAATGCACAGGGTACAGGTGCGGACAGAGTAAAGGCATTGGGAGTCCCCGTGTTGCCCGTGAAGCAGCAACATTCTCCTCGCTTGGcttctactccccctctcccccaacgaTCCAcgtctcctccacctctcccccagaGGAATcgcctgcctcctcttcctctgggAGCGCCCCTCTCTCCTCAGTCCGTCCCTAGGGGTGGTCGTCGAGCCCCCGCGCCTCCCCCGCCTTCTGCAGCTGCTGAGGGAGAGCGAGCACCTCCTCCTATAGGCATCGTTGTTCAGTCTCCACCACCTTTCCCGTTCGGCGGACCTCAGCAaagtcctcctccttctgcttaccctcctcgccctccttcttctccgcctcctccacctGGTTACCCTTCTCCACCTGTCTACCCTCCTCCACCAACCTATCCTTCTCCACCTACTTACCCTTCTCCACCTGCCTACCCTCCTCCACCTGcttaccctcctccacctcccccctcacttctatcttcccctcgccctcctcaccctctttgCGCTCCTCCACCCCTATCTCCCTACCCTTTTGCCCCCGCTCCTCCACCCCTATTTCCCTACCCTCTTTCCCCACGCGATTCCCCTCCTACATCCTCTCCCTCGGTCCCTCCTCCAAGCATGCAGCACCAAATGTATCCAACTCTTTCGCGATTCTCTGACGACTCAAACGCCCCCAGCTCACGACCTCCCTCTGTCTCCACGTCCCCTGTCACCCCCTGCCAGGACACCGTGTCACCGTCAGCGCCCCCTGCCGTAGAGAACCTGGAGGAGGATCTGTGGTGCAGAACCTGCGATGAACCAGCCAAGAAGTTCTGCATTGACCATGAAGTCATTCCTCTTCTGAAG GGAGACGAGGTTACCTGGATTGAAGAACAGCAGAAGAAACGGAACCAGGAAGAACAGGATTTAGCGCTGGCTGTTCAACTCTCCGAGGTTTCCTTGCTAGACTCTCCTGACTCTCCTGACTGTTCCTCCTTTGCTCCTGCCGCTCCCACGAGCCCTAGTGTTATTGTTCCCGTCGGCAG GCACGGCGTCTGGAAGGGCATGGCTTCGTCAAAGGCCAAGAAGATCGAAGTCAGCAAATGGACCTACGATGAGATTCGCCATGCCATTAACACCTCGCGAGATCCGCTCTTGGTTAAG GAGTGTAAGGAGGAATTTCATCAACGTCTCAAAAACTACACTGCCTGGAAGAGGAGCAAAAACAACATGGCGACTTGA
- the LOC119580715 gene encoding protein diaphanous homolog 1-like isoform X1 yields the protein MEEEESLDCPVCFEQYNDGPRTPKMMSCLHTVCASCILDLLGLGKQQQGASEPEIPRGQRVQCPLCREDILTDKLQTNRYIVAHLRHLLRLASLANGETQHKNAQGTGADRVKALGVPVLPVKQQHSPRLASTPPLPQRSTSPPPLPQRNRLPPLPLGAPLSPQSVPRGGRRAPAPPPPSAAAEGERAPPPIGIVVQSPPPFPFGGPQQSPPPSAYPPRPPSSPPPPPGYPSPPVYPPPPTYPSPPTYPSPPAYPPPPAYPPPPPPSLLSSPRPPHPLCAPPPLSPYPFAPAPPPLFPYPLSPRDSPPTSSPSVPPPSMQHQMYPTLSRFSDDSNAPSSRPPSVSTSPVTPCQDTVSPSAPPAVENLEEDLWCRTCDEPAKKFCIDHEVIPLLKGDEVTWIEEQQKKRNQEEQDLALAVQLSEVSLLDSPDSPDCSSFAPAAPTSPSVIVPVGRRHGVWKGMASSKAKKIEVSKWTYDEIRHAINTSRDPLLVKHCHKELQRRWKEYTRTMKKKQRKDRKKLR from the exons GAGAGCCTCGACTGCCCAGTTTGTTTCGAGCAGTACAACGATGGCCCTCGCACCCCGAAGATGATGTCCTGCCTGCACACCGTCTGCGCGAGTTGTATTCTTGACCTCCTGGGCCTTGGGAAACAGCAACAAGGGGCGAGTGAGCCCGAGATTCCGAGAGGTCAGAGGGTCCAGTGTCCTCTCTGTCGGGAGGACATTTTGACGGACAAGTTGCAGACGAATAG GTATATCGTAGCTCACCTCCGCCACCTCCTCCGGCTGGCAAGTTTGGCCAACGGAGAGACTCAGCACAAGAATGCACAGGGTACAGGTGCGGACAGAGTAAAGGCATTGGGAGTCCCCGTGTTGCCCGTGAAGCAGCAACATTCTCCTCGCTTGGcttctactccccctctcccccaacgaTCCAcgtctcctccacctctcccccagaGGAATcgcctgcctcctcttcctctgggAGCGCCCCTCTCTCCTCAGTCCGTCCCTAGGGGTGGTCGTCGAGCCCCCGCGCCTCCCCCGCCTTCTGCAGCTGCTGAGGGAGAGCGAGCACCTCCTCCTATAGGCATCGTTGTTCAGTCTCCACCACCTTTCCCGTTCGGCGGACCTCAGCAaagtcctcctccttctgcttaccctcctcgccctccttcttctccgcctcctccacctGGTTACCCTTCTCCACCTGTCTACCCTCCTCCACCAACCTATCCTTCTCCACCTACTTACCCTTCTCCACCTGCCTACCCTCCTCCACCTGcttaccctcctccacctcccccctcacttctatcttcccctcgccctcctcaccctctttgCGCTCCTCCACCCCTATCTCCCTACCCTTTTGCCCCCGCTCCTCCACCCCTATTTCCCTACCCTCTTTCCCCACGCGATTCCCCTCCTACATCCTCTCCCTCGGTCCCTCCTCCAAGCATGCAGCACCAAATGTATCCAACTCTTTCGCGATTCTCTGACGACTCAAACGCCCCCAGCTCACGACCTCCCTCTGTCTCCACGTCCCCTGTCACCCCCTGCCAGGACACCGTGTCACCGTCAGCGCCCCCTGCCGTAGAGAACCTGGAGGAGGATCTGTGGTGCAGAACCTGCGATGAACCAGCCAAGAAGTTCTGCATTGACCATGAAGTCATTCCTCTTCTGAAG GGAGACGAGGTTACCTGGATTGAAGAACAGCAGAAGAAACGGAACCAGGAAGAACAGGATTTAGCGCTGGCTGTTCAACTCTCCGAGGTTTCCTTGCTAGACTCTCCTGACTCTCCTGACTGTTCCTCCTTTGCTCCTGCCGCTCCCACGAGCCCTAGTGTTATTGTTCCCGTCGGCAG AAGGCACGGCGTCTGGAAGGGCATGGCTTCGTCAAAGGCCAAGAAGATCGAAGTCAGCAAATGGACCTACGATGAGATTCGCCATGCCATTAACACCTCGCGAGATCCGCTCTTGGTTAAG cATTGCCACAAGGAGCTCCAAAGACGATGGAAGGAATACACACgaacaatgaagaaaaaacagaggaaagatagaaagaaactgCGTTAA
- the LOC119580715 gene encoding protein diaphanous homolog 1-like isoform X3 — protein MEEEESLDCPVCFEQYNDGPRTPKMMSCLHTVCASCILDLLGLGKQQQGASEPEIPRGQRVQCPLCREDILTDKLQTNRYIVAHLRHLLRLASLANGETQHKNAQGTGADRVKALGVPVLPVKQQHSPRLASTPPLPQRSTSPPPLPQRNRLPPLPLGAPLSPQSVPRGGRRAPAPPPPSAAAEGERAPPPIGIVVQSPPPFPFGGPQQSPPPSAYPPRPPSSPPPPPGYPSPPVYPPPPTYPSPPTYPSPPAYPPPPAYPPPPPPSLLSSPRPPHPLCAPPPLSPYPFAPAPPPLFPYPLSPRDSPPTSSPSVPPPSMQHQMYPTLSRFSDDSNAPSSRPPSVSTSPVTPCQDTVSPSAPPAVENLEEDLWCRTCDEPAKKFCIDHEVIPLLKGDEVTWIEEQQKKRNQEEQDLALAVQLSEVSLLDSPDSPDCSSFAPAAPTSPSVIVPVGRRHGVWKGMASSKAKKIEVSKWTYDEIRHAINTSRDPLLVKECKEEFHQRLKNYTAWKRSKNNMAT, from the exons GAGAGCCTCGACTGCCCAGTTTGTTTCGAGCAGTACAACGATGGCCCTCGCACCCCGAAGATGATGTCCTGCCTGCACACCGTCTGCGCGAGTTGTATTCTTGACCTCCTGGGCCTTGGGAAACAGCAACAAGGGGCGAGTGAGCCCGAGATTCCGAGAGGTCAGAGGGTCCAGTGTCCTCTCTGTCGGGAGGACATTTTGACGGACAAGTTGCAGACGAATAG GTATATCGTAGCTCACCTCCGCCACCTCCTCCGGCTGGCAAGTTTGGCCAACGGAGAGACTCAGCACAAGAATGCACAGGGTACAGGTGCGGACAGAGTAAAGGCATTGGGAGTCCCCGTGTTGCCCGTGAAGCAGCAACATTCTCCTCGCTTGGcttctactccccctctcccccaacgaTCCAcgtctcctccacctctcccccagaGGAATcgcctgcctcctcttcctctgggAGCGCCCCTCTCTCCTCAGTCCGTCCCTAGGGGTGGTCGTCGAGCCCCCGCGCCTCCCCCGCCTTCTGCAGCTGCTGAGGGAGAGCGAGCACCTCCTCCTATAGGCATCGTTGTTCAGTCTCCACCACCTTTCCCGTTCGGCGGACCTCAGCAaagtcctcctccttctgcttaccctcctcgccctccttcttctccgcctcctccacctGGTTACCCTTCTCCACCTGTCTACCCTCCTCCACCAACCTATCCTTCTCCACCTACTTACCCTTCTCCACCTGCCTACCCTCCTCCACCTGcttaccctcctccacctcccccctcacttctatcttcccctcgccctcctcaccctctttgCGCTCCTCCACCCCTATCTCCCTACCCTTTTGCCCCCGCTCCTCCACCCCTATTTCCCTACCCTCTTTCCCCACGCGATTCCCCTCCTACATCCTCTCCCTCGGTCCCTCCTCCAAGCATGCAGCACCAAATGTATCCAACTCTTTCGCGATTCTCTGACGACTCAAACGCCCCCAGCTCACGACCTCCCTCTGTCTCCACGTCCCCTGTCACCCCCTGCCAGGACACCGTGTCACCGTCAGCGCCCCCTGCCGTAGAGAACCTGGAGGAGGATCTGTGGTGCAGAACCTGCGATGAACCAGCCAAGAAGTTCTGCATTGACCATGAAGTCATTCCTCTTCTGAAG GGAGACGAGGTTACCTGGATTGAAGAACAGCAGAAGAAACGGAACCAGGAAGAACAGGATTTAGCGCTGGCTGTTCAACTCTCCGAGGTTTCCTTGCTAGACTCTCCTGACTCTCCTGACTGTTCCTCCTTTGCTCCTGCCGCTCCCACGAGCCCTAGTGTTATTGTTCCCGTCGGCAG AAGGCACGGCGTCTGGAAGGGCATGGCTTCGTCAAAGGCCAAGAAGATCGAAGTCAGCAAATGGACCTACGATGAGATTCGCCATGCCATTAACACCTCGCGAGATCCGCTCTTGGTTAAG GAGTGTAAGGAGGAATTTCATCAACGTCTCAAAAACTACACTGCCTGGAAGAGGAGCAAAAACAACATGGCGACTTGA
- the LOC119580715 gene encoding protein diaphanous homolog 1-like isoform X2: MEEEESLDCPVCFEQYNDGPRTPKMMSCLHTVCASCILDLLGLGKQQQGASEPEIPRGQRVQCPLCREDILTDKLQTNRYIVAHLRHLLRLASLANGETQHKNAQGTGADRVKALGVPVLPVKQQHSPRLASTPPLPQRSTSPPPLPQRNRLPPLPLGAPLSPQSVPRGGRRAPAPPPPSAAAEGERAPPPIGIVVQSPPPFPFGGPQQSPPPSAYPPRPPSSPPPPPGYPSPPVYPPPPTYPSPPTYPSPPAYPPPPAYPPPPPPSLLSSPRPPHPLCAPPPLSPYPFAPAPPPLFPYPLSPRDSPPTSSPSVPPPSMQHQMYPTLSRFSDDSNAPSSRPPSVSTSPVTPCQDTVSPSAPPAVENLEEDLWCRTCDEPAKKFCIDHEVIPLLKGDEVTWIEEQQKKRNQEEQDLALAVQLSEVSLLDSPDSPDCSSFAPAAPTSPSVIVPVGRHGVWKGMASSKAKKIEVSKWTYDEIRHAINTSRDPLLVKHCHKELQRRWKEYTRTMKKKQRKDRKKLR, encoded by the exons GAGAGCCTCGACTGCCCAGTTTGTTTCGAGCAGTACAACGATGGCCCTCGCACCCCGAAGATGATGTCCTGCCTGCACACCGTCTGCGCGAGTTGTATTCTTGACCTCCTGGGCCTTGGGAAACAGCAACAAGGGGCGAGTGAGCCCGAGATTCCGAGAGGTCAGAGGGTCCAGTGTCCTCTCTGTCGGGAGGACATTTTGACGGACAAGTTGCAGACGAATAG GTATATCGTAGCTCACCTCCGCCACCTCCTCCGGCTGGCAAGTTTGGCCAACGGAGAGACTCAGCACAAGAATGCACAGGGTACAGGTGCGGACAGAGTAAAGGCATTGGGAGTCCCCGTGTTGCCCGTGAAGCAGCAACATTCTCCTCGCTTGGcttctactccccctctcccccaacgaTCCAcgtctcctccacctctcccccagaGGAATcgcctgcctcctcttcctctgggAGCGCCCCTCTCTCCTCAGTCCGTCCCTAGGGGTGGTCGTCGAGCCCCCGCGCCTCCCCCGCCTTCTGCAGCTGCTGAGGGAGAGCGAGCACCTCCTCCTATAGGCATCGTTGTTCAGTCTCCACCACCTTTCCCGTTCGGCGGACCTCAGCAaagtcctcctccttctgcttaccctcctcgccctccttcttctccgcctcctccacctGGTTACCCTTCTCCACCTGTCTACCCTCCTCCACCAACCTATCCTTCTCCACCTACTTACCCTTCTCCACCTGCCTACCCTCCTCCACCTGcttaccctcctccacctcccccctcacttctatcttcccctcgccctcctcaccctctttgCGCTCCTCCACCCCTATCTCCCTACCCTTTTGCCCCCGCTCCTCCACCCCTATTTCCCTACCCTCTTTCCCCACGCGATTCCCCTCCTACATCCTCTCCCTCGGTCCCTCCTCCAAGCATGCAGCACCAAATGTATCCAACTCTTTCGCGATTCTCTGACGACTCAAACGCCCCCAGCTCACGACCTCCCTCTGTCTCCACGTCCCCTGTCACCCCCTGCCAGGACACCGTGTCACCGTCAGCGCCCCCTGCCGTAGAGAACCTGGAGGAGGATCTGTGGTGCAGAACCTGCGATGAACCAGCCAAGAAGTTCTGCATTGACCATGAAGTCATTCCTCTTCTGAAG GGAGACGAGGTTACCTGGATTGAAGAACAGCAGAAGAAACGGAACCAGGAAGAACAGGATTTAGCGCTGGCTGTTCAACTCTCCGAGGTTTCCTTGCTAGACTCTCCTGACTCTCCTGACTGTTCCTCCTTTGCTCCTGCCGCTCCCACGAGCCCTAGTGTTATTGTTCCCGTCGGCAG GCACGGCGTCTGGAAGGGCATGGCTTCGTCAAAGGCCAAGAAGATCGAAGTCAGCAAATGGACCTACGATGAGATTCGCCATGCCATTAACACCTCGCGAGATCCGCTCTTGGTTAAG cATTGCCACAAGGAGCTCCAAAGACGATGGAAGGAATACACACgaacaatgaagaaaaaacagaggaaagatagaaagaaactgCGTTAA